From Halorussus lipolyticus:
AGGTCGTCCTGACTCCTTCGGTGCTGATGTTGTCCTTGACCGCAATCGTCTTGTCGGCGAGGAGACCGTCGTCGTCGCCCTCGATGGTCTCCTCGGTGATGAAGATGTTGTCTGCGCTCATGGGTGGATTACGAGACGTTCGGTCCCTTGAAGTAGCCGTCCTCGGTCTCCGGTGCGTTCGAGAGCGCGTCCTCTTGGCTGAGAGAGTCGCGCACTTCGTCCTCGCGCATCACGTTCACGAGGTCGGACTCGCGCTCGACCTCGGGCACCTCTTCGAGGGTCTCGAAGTAGTCGAGGATGTCCGCGAACTGGTCGGTGAATCGCTCGACCTCGTCGTCGTCGAGGCCGACCCGCGCGAGGTCGGCGACGTGACGGACCTCCTCGGGACCGGGAGACGTGTCGCTCATACCTGTAGAGTCGCCACGGACCGGCGGTAAGGGTTTCGATACCGACCCCACAGAACTGGTATTAAAGGTTGCCGAATGCGGGGCTAACTGGAGTGTCGGAATACGGCCGACTGAGACGCCACAGATGGCAGGCACCGCCCGAAGCTTGAAATCGGAGAAACCGGTCGTTGCCACAGTCTTTAAGTAGAGACGGCCGTTACTAGAGTACGTCTTCTGAACCCCGGTATCCCACCGTCCCGTCCGCGGAGTACTGCCCTATCTACCGATGGCTGTCTCGCTACACTTCCACCATGACCGAAACACGCACTCGAACCCACACCGACGAGCAGACGACCGACGAAACGGAGCGTGAACACGAGGAGAACCGCTGTCCGGAGTGCAGTGGGAACCTCGTCAGCGACGACGAACGCGGGGAGACCGTCTGCGCGGAATGCGGCCTCGTCGTAGACGAGGACCAAATCGACCCCGGTCCGGAGTGGCGGGCCTTCGACGCCAAGGAGAAGGACCAAAAGAGCCGGGTCGGCGCGCCCACTACGAACACGATGCACGACAAGGGCCTCTCGACCAACATCGGCTGGCAGGACAAAGACGCCTACGGCAACTCCCTCGGCTCTCGCCAGCGCGAGAAGATGCAGAGGCTCCGCAAGTGGAACGAGCGGTTCCGCACGCGGGACTCCAAGGAGCGGAATCTCAAGCAGGCCCTCGGCGAAATCGACCGGATGGCGTCGGCGCTCGGCCTGCCGGACAACGTTCGGGAGACGGCCTCGGTCATCTACCGCCGGGCGCTCGACGAGGACCTCCTGCCCGGACGGTCCATCGAGGGCGTCGCCACCTCTGCACTCTACGCCGCCGCGCGGAAGGCCGGCACCCCGCGGAGTCTGGACGAAATCAGCAACGTCTCGCGGGTCGAGAAGGACGAAATCGCCCGGACCTACCGCTACGTGGTCCGAGAGCT
This genomic window contains:
- the gatC gene encoding Asp-tRNA(Asn)/Glu-tRNA(Gln) amidotransferase subunit GatC; the encoded protein is MSDTSPGPEEVRHVADLARVGLDDDEVERFTDQFADILDYFETLEEVPEVERESDLVNVMREDEVRDSLSQEDALSNAPETEDGYFKGPNVS
- a CDS encoding transcription initiation factor IIB, whose translation is MTETRTRTHTDEQTTDETEREHEENRCPECSGNLVSDDERGETVCAECGLVVDEDQIDPGPEWRAFDAKEKDQKSRVGAPTTNTMHDKGLSTNIGWQDKDAYGNSLGSRQREKMQRLRKWNERFRTRDSKERNLKQALGEIDRMASALGLPDNVRETASVIYRRALDEDLLPGRSIEGVATSALYAAARKAGTPRSLDEISNVSRVEKDEIARTYRYVVRELSLEIQPADPKSYVPRFVSDLGVSDEVERRARDLLDTATEKGIHSGKSPVGLAAAAVYAAALLSNEKVTQSEVSDVSDISEVTIRNRYHELLEAKEDTIAP